The sequence AGCTGTCGGTCTATGAGGGGATTCCTCACCTGTTGTGTGAGGTGGTCACCGACATGAAGGAGGCCTCCAACGCCCTGCGCTGGTGTGTGGGAGAGATGGAGCGCCGCTACAAGCTGATGTCTGCCCTGGGAGTGCGAAACCTCAAAGGCTTCAACGCCAAGGTACAGGAAGCCCGAGACGCCGGTGAGCCCTTGACCGACCCCCTGTGGAGTGCAACGGATTCCATGGATGTGCAGCCTCCTGAGCTTGAGAAGCTGCCCTCCATCGTGGTGGTGGTGGATGAGTTTGCCGACATGATGATGATCGTTGGTAAGAAGGTAGAGGAGCTGATCGCCCGTATCGCCCAGAAGGCCCGGGCCGCCGGCATCCACCTGATCCTGGCAACTCAGCGCCCGTCGGTGGATGTGATTACCGGCCTGATTAAGGCCAACATTCCCACCCGCATCGCCTTCCAGGTGTCCAGCCGGGTGGATTCCCGCACCATCCTGGATCAGCAGGGTGCGGAGCAACTGCTGGGGCAGGGTGACATGCTCTATTTGCCGCCGGGTACCGGGGTACCGATGCGGGTCCATGGGGCCTTCGTGGACGATCACGAGGTGCACCGGGTGGTGGCGGATTGGCGCGCCCGAGGTGAGCCTGATTACATTGAGGAGATCCTGGCCGGCGAGAGCGGCGGGGAACAGGTGCTGCTCCCCGGAGAGAGCGGCGACGCAGAGGGGGAGAAGGACCCTCTGTATGACGAGGCGGTGGCATTCGTGATTGAGTCACGCCGGGCGTCCATCTCCAGTGTTCAGCGTAAGCTGAAGATCGGTTACAACCGGGCGGCGCGCCTGGTTGAGGAGATGGAACAGAGTGGGCTGGTGAGTCCTCCGGGCCACAACGGCAACCGTGAGGTGCTGGTGCCCGCCAGAGATTAGACAAGATGCCCGGGGGAGGGATTGGCGCAACACTCTCCAACTGAGGCATCACCTCCAGAGAGGAACTATGAAAAGAGTGATTTTGGCAGCAGCCCTGCTGCCCGTTCTGGCTCATGCCGGGGCAGAAGAGAACCTGAAACAGAAACTGGCGCAGCTGGACAGCTTCCAGGCGTTCTTCAGCCAGCAGGTGTTCGACGACCAGGGCGAGCTTATCCAGGAAGGCGAGGGCCGCCTGGCGGTGAGTGCCCCGGACCGTTTCCGCTGGCAATTGACCGCGCCGGAGGAGAGCCTGGTGGTGGCCGATGGCAGTGCCGTTTGGGTCTACGATCCCCTGATGGAGGCGGTGTCCATCTACCGTCAGGACGATGCCATCGCCCAGACGCCCCTGACCATACTGACCCGTACCGACGATGAGGCCTGGAGCCAGTATCAGTTCAGTCAGGATGGCCAATGCTTCGATGCCGAGCCGGTCAGCGAAGAGAGCCACATCCGCCGTATGTCCGTCTGCTTCCAGGGAGACAGCATCGCCTCTCTGGCTATGCTGGACAGCCAGGCGGTTCGCAGCGAGTTTACCCTGTCCGGTTTCAGCACCGAGGCCGTGGCCGCGGAGCAGTTTCAGTTCAAGGCGCCCGAGGGCACCGAGATAGACGATCAGCGCGGCCAATGAGCAGCCTGAGCCTGGACTTTAGCCCGGATTTTCGCCCCCTGGCGGCGCGAATGCGCCCGGAGAAGCTGGAGCATTACATAGGCCAGGAGCATCTGTTCGCCCCTGGCAAGCCGCTTCGTCAGGCTTTGGAGGCGGGCCGCGCCCACTCCATGATCCTCTGGGGCCCGCCGGGTACCGGCAAGACCACCCTGGCAGAGCTGGTGGCCAGCTACTCCAATGCCCATGTAGAGCGGATCTCCGCGGTGACCTCCGGGGTCAAGGAGATTCGTGAGGCGATCGCCAAGGCCAAGGAGGTCGCCCAGGCCCAGGGGCGGCGCACCCTGCTGTTTGTGGATGAGGTCCACAGATTCAATAAGAGCCAGCAGGACGCCTTTTTGCCCTTCATCGAAGATGGCACGGTGATCTTCGTCGGCGCCACCACGGAAAATCCCTCTTTCGAGGTCAACAGTGCACTGCTCTCCCGGGCCAGAGTCTATGTGATCAAGAAGCTGGACGCCGACGCCATCAAGCGGATCCTCAGCGATGCCCTGGCCGATACAGAGCGGGGGCTGGGTAAGCTCGGTCTCAGCATGGCCGAAGAGGTGCTGACCGCCCTGGCGACTCTGGTGGACGGCGATGCCCGCCGCGCCCTGAACCTGTTGGAGCTGATGGCGGACATGAGTGAGGATGGCGTCCTCACTCAGGAGATGCTGACTCAGGTGGCCGGCGAGCCGGTGGCCCGATTCGACAACAAGGGCGACCAGTTTTACGACCTGATCTCGGCGGTACACAAGTCGGTGCGTGGCTCCAATCCGGATGCGGCCCTCTACTGGTATTGCCGCATTCTCGAAGGGGGCGGCGATCCCCTCTATGTGGCCCGGCGCTGTCTGGCCATCGCCTCCGAGGATGTGGGCAACGCCGACCCCAGAGCCATGGAGGTGGCCCTGAACGCCTGGGACTGCTTCCATCGGGTTGGTCCGGCGGAAGGGGAGCGAGCCATCGCTCAGGCCCTGGTCTATCTGGCGGCGGCGCCTAAGAGTAACGCTGTCTACACCGCCTTCAAGGCGGCCCGGATGCGGGCGCGGGAAACCGGCCACCTGGAGGTGCCTGTGCACCTGCGCAATGCCCCCACCAAGCTGATGAAGGAGCTGGGTCACGGTGCCGAGTACCGCTATGCCCACGATGAGCCGGGAGCCTATGCCGCCGGTGAGGTCTACCTGCCGCCTGAGCTGCAGCAGGAAAAGTTCTACCAGCCTACGGAACGAGGCCTGGAGAGGAAGATCAAAGAGAAACTCAATCAGTTGGCGGAAATGGACCGCCAAAGTGGGAACAAACGCTATGAATAACCTTATTGCGGTGGCCCTGGGGGGCGCGGTGGGAGCGAGCGCACGTTATGGCACGTCAATTCTTGCCCTAAAGCTATTCGGAACTGGCTTTCCCTTTGGTACACTGATCGTCAATTGCATAGGTTCTCTGATTATGGGGGCGCTCTACGCCTGGGGCGATGTCTCTAATCTGTCCCCGACCCTGAAAGCGTTTATTGGTGTGGGCATGCTGGGTGCGTTGACCACCTTCTCCACCTTCTCCAATGAAACCGTCCTGCTCCTGCAGGAGGGGTACTGGATCAAAGCCATGTTGAATGTATTGCTGAACGTAGGCCTCTGTCTTGCGATGGTGTTCTGCGGTCAGCAGTTGGTTTATGCACGACTCTAAATAGAAGCGATATGTTAGACAGCAAATACCTAAGAGCCGACATCGAGCAAACTGCCGAGCGTCTGGCTACCCGAGGCTACATCCTGGATGTGGCGCGTTTGACCAAACTGGACGAACAGCGTAAAGCGCTGCAGGTCGAAACTCAGGAACTGCAAGCTGAACGTAACAGTCGCTCGAAGTCGATCGGCAAGGCCAAGGCCAATGGCGAAGATATCGCCCCACTTCTGGCGGAAGTGGCCAGCCTGGGTGACAAGCTGACCGAGACCAAGGCTGCTCAGGACAAGCTGCTGGCCGAATGGGACGACATCGTTGCCGGCATCCCCAACCTGCCGGACGCCTCCTGCCCCCTGGGTGCCGATGAGGAGGAGAATGTCGAGGTGAGCACCTGGGGTGAGCCCCGCAGCTTCGACTTCGACGTCAAGGATCACGTGGATCTGGGCGAAGGCGTGGATGGTCTGGACTTTGCTTCCGCCGCCAAGTTGTCCGGTTCCCGTTTCATCGTGATGAAGGGCCAGGTGGCCCGCATGCATCGCGCCCTGGCCCAGTACATGCTGGACGTGCACACCACAGAGCACGGCTACACCGAGATGTACGTGCCCTACCTGGTGAACCCGGACAGCCTGCGCGGTACCGGCCAGCTGCCCAAGTTTGGTGAGGATCTGTTCCACACCGAGCAGCTGGAGGAGGACACCGATCGTCGTCTGAGCCTGATCCCCACCGCCGAGGTGCCCCTGACCAACATGGCTCGTGATGAGATCATCGATGCCAAGGCCCTGCCGGTGAAGATGACCGCCCACACTCCCTGCTTCCGCAGCGAAGCCGGTGCGTCTGGCCGTGACACCCGTGGCCTGATTCGTCAGCATCAGTTTGACAAGGTGGAGCTGGTGCAACTGGCCAAGCCTTCCGAGTCCATGGAGGCTCTGGAGCAACTGACCGGTCACGCCGAGAAGATTCTGCAGAACCTGAACCTGCCCTACCGTAAGGTGGTGCTGTGCACCGGTGACATGGGCTTTGGCTCCACCAAGACCTATGATCTGGAAGTGTGGGTGCCCAGCCAGGCCAAGTACCGTGAGATCTCCTCCTGCTCCAACATGGGCGATTTCCAGGCACGTCGCATGAAGGCGCGCTGGCGTAACCCTGAAACCGGCAAGCCCGAGCTGCTGCACACCCTGAACGGCTCCGGCCTGGCGGTGGGCCGCACTCTGGTGGCCATTCTGGAGAACTGCCAGCAGGCGGATGGTCGCATCGAGATCCCCGAAGTGCTGCGCCCTTACATGGGTGGCCTGACCCACATCGGCTAATTCAAAGCGCCCGTAATTCGATAAAAGCCCGGCCAAGAGCCGGGCTTTTTTGTGGTTGAGGTGAGGGCAATCGTGGTACTGAGGCCCTAAGGGTCCCGCTTCTCCAACTGTTTCAGCCGCTGCCTCAGGGCAACCACTTCGCTCAGCAGGGCGGAGAACACCAGCACCATGATGGAGATGATGGAGAGTTCGCCACTGGAGTAACTGTCATAGCGCATCACCGTGTAGACCACGGCGGTCAGCAGCAGGACCAGGGTGGAGAGCAGCATGGTGTAGCGCCTCTTCAGGGTGGATGCCATACTTTGATGATAGACGGCGAATACCTATTTAGCATAGCTAGGCCAGTGACTTAGCTTAATCTTGCCCAGGTGGCTATTGGCCTGTGGTATCAGTCAGTTCAGGTGACGCCTCCGGTTACAACTCTTTGCTGTTGCTGAACTGCTATGGATGGTATAGATCTCTTTTTATGTCAGTTTTCCCCCAAGTGCCTCAAGTCTCTATGCCCAAGACCGCCAAACCACAGCGGGCCCTGGTCCTGGTTCTGATGATCTGGACAGCCAATCTGTCGATGTTAGCCAGCCAGGGGTTGGAGGAGGCACTGCATCATCACGAGGCGGGCGTACCCTGTGTACACGCCCTGCTGATTGACCACTGGTTTCAGGCAACTGGCCTGTCCGGGGTCACCTGGCCTGCCTCCTCGCCGTTTCTGAACAGGGTGGTGCCCGAGCTCCGCCCCCTGGTTCAGCCTGTGCCCCAAAACAGAGGCAACCGCGATCCACCCATTGCTCTGTCATGAACCCACCCTTTTTTCGATTCATAGACGGAGTTTCTCTATGGGAACCAACACAAAACTGGGTCAGGTTGCCCTGTTGATTGGCTTAGTTCAGATGCCGATCGGCGTAATGGCGTCGGACCACCAAGATCATCATCACCACGAATTTGAAGAGCATCAGGCCCACCTGCATGGCCAGGGCCTGTTGACTCTGGTCCAGGACCAGAACCTGGTGCAGGTCAGCCTGGAGGTAGATACCCACTCTCTGTGGGGCTTTGAGCATGCACCGGCCGATGAGAGCCAGTGGGCTAAGGTGGAGCAGGTGCTGGCTCAACTGGAGACGGGCCATGGGTTGTTCAGCCTGAACGGTGAGGCCCAGTGCCGTCCTGACGGGGTCAGCCTGAGTCGGCCCGAAGGGCTGGATCATCCTACGGAGCACGGTCATATGGAGCTGGAGGTCAGTTGGCAGTGGCGCTGTAAGGCCCCCTCGGCCCTGAATCAACTGGAGGTGGGCCTGTTCGACCAGTTTCCTGAGCTGCACTCGTTGACGGTCCAGCGGCTGACAGCCCAGGGCAGTGGCGGAGGCCAGCTCAGTCGCCAGCACAGCACCCTGAGCTGGTAGGGGGCATCATGACTCAATTGGCCATAGAGGGCCTGAGCTACCACTGGCCAGGTTCAGGGCGTGAGCTCAGGGTGGATGAGCTGGTATTGAACGCCGGGGAGAGGGTGTTGCTGCAGGGGCCATCTGGCAGCGGTAAGTCGACGTTGCTCAATCTGATCAGCGGCGTGTTGTCCGGCTATCAGGGGAAGCTCAAGCTGGAAGGGGACGAGTTGTCTGCCCTGTCTGCGGTGGGCCGGGATCGGCTGCGGGCGGAGTCCATGGGGATCATTTTTCAGCAATTTAATCTGCTTCCCTATCTGAATGTGGAAGAGAACGTGCTGATGCCACTGAAGTTTTCAAAAGAGCGCCGGCGCAGACTCGACAATCCTGCCAGGGAAGCCCGCCGGTTGCTCACCGCCATGGAGCTGGATGAGGGCCTGCATCGTCAGCCGGTGACTCAGTTGTCCGTAGGCCAGCAGCAGCGGGTGGCGGTTGCCAGGGCGCTGATCGGTGCGCCAGGGCTGATTCTGGCGGATGAGCCCACTTCGGCCTTGGATCCCAAGGCCAGAGACAGTTTCCTGTCGTTGCTGACGCAGCAGTGTGCCCAGTCAGGCTCGGCCTTGCTGCTGGTCAGCCATGACCCGGCGCTGGCCGAAGTGGTGGAGCGCGGCTACCAGTTGGTGGTCAATCAGCAAGTCACCGAGGTGCTGCCATGTTGAGCCTGATGACACGAAGCATGGCCAACCGCCGCACCAGTGTCGGACTGACCCTGGCGGTGATCGCCCTCTCTGTCGCCCTGTTTATCGGGGTGGAGATGGTCAGAACCCAGGCCAGGCAGAGTTTTGCCAACACCATCTCAGGCACGGATCTGGTGGTGGGGGCGAGAAGTGGCAGCATCAATCTGCTGCTCTACTCTGTGTTCCGCTTGGGGGATGCCACCAACAACATCGGCTATGACACTTACCAGAGGCTGGCGGGTACCAAGGGTGTGGCCTGGACCATTCCCCTGGCCCTGGGGGATTCCCATAAGGGATACCGGGTGGTGGGTACCAACCTGAATTATTTCAACCATTATCAATATGGCAAGGGACAGTCTCTGGCTCTGGCCCAGGGGACCCGATTCGAAGGCTTGTTTGATGTGGTCCTGGGTGCCGAGGTGGCCACCAAGCTGGGTTACCAGCTTGAAGACAAACTGGTGCTCTCCCACGGCGCCGGGGCGTCGGTCAGCTTCTCCAAACACGATGAGATGCCTTTCACCGTGGTGGGCATTCTGGCGCCAACCGGCACGCCGGTGGACCGAAGCCTGCACGTGTCTCTGGAAGCCATAGAAGCGATCCATCTGGGATGGCAGGGGGGCAGTCGCCGCTATGCGGTCAGTGGCGATCAGGTGGACCAGTATGACCTGACTCCCAAGACCATCACCGCCTTCCTGGTCGGGCTGGAGAGCAAGTTGAGACTGTTGGGGGTCCAGCGGGCCATCAATAACAACCGCTCTGAGCCTTTGTCTGCCATCTTGCCCGGTATGGCCCTGTCCCAGTTGTGGGCTCTGCTGTCTCAAGGGGAGCGGGCTTTGGCCATCGTTTGCGGTTTTGTGGTGGCGGTGGGCCTGACGGGCATG is a genomic window of Ferrimonas sp. YFM containing:
- the lolA gene encoding outer membrane lipoprotein chaperone LolA; translation: MKRVILAAALLPVLAHAGAEENLKQKLAQLDSFQAFFSQQVFDDQGELIQEGEGRLAVSAPDRFRWQLTAPEESLVVADGSAVWVYDPLMEAVSIYRQDDAIAQTPLTILTRTDDEAWSQYQFSQDGQCFDAEPVSEESHIRRMSVCFQGDSIASLAMLDSQAVRSEFTLSGFSTEAVAAEQFQFKAPEGTEIDDQRGQ
- a CDS encoding replication-associated recombination protein A, whose translation is MSSLSLDFSPDFRPLAARMRPEKLEHYIGQEHLFAPGKPLRQALEAGRAHSMILWGPPGTGKTTLAELVASYSNAHVERISAVTSGVKEIREAIAKAKEVAQAQGRRTLLFVDEVHRFNKSQQDAFLPFIEDGTVIFVGATTENPSFEVNSALLSRARVYVIKKLDADAIKRILSDALADTERGLGKLGLSMAEEVLTALATLVDGDARRALNLLELMADMSEDGVLTQEMLTQVAGEPVARFDNKGDQFYDLISAVHKSVRGSNPDAALYWYCRILEGGGDPLYVARRCLAIASEDVGNADPRAMEVALNAWDCFHRVGPAEGERAIAQALVYLAAAPKSNAVYTAFKAARMRARETGHLEVPVHLRNAPTKLMKELGHGAEYRYAHDEPGAYAAGEVYLPPELQQEKFYQPTERGLERKIKEKLNQLAEMDRQSGNKRYE
- the crcB gene encoding fluoride efflux transporter CrcB — its product is MNNLIAVALGGAVGASARYGTSILALKLFGTGFPFGTLIVNCIGSLIMGALYAWGDVSNLSPTLKAFIGVGMLGALTTFSTFSNETVLLLQEGYWIKAMLNVLLNVGLCLAMVFCGQQLVYARL
- the serS gene encoding serine--tRNA ligase, which encodes MLDSKYLRADIEQTAERLATRGYILDVARLTKLDEQRKALQVETQELQAERNSRSKSIGKAKANGEDIAPLLAEVASLGDKLTETKAAQDKLLAEWDDIVAGIPNLPDASCPLGADEEENVEVSTWGEPRSFDFDVKDHVDLGEGVDGLDFASAAKLSGSRFIVMKGQVARMHRALAQYMLDVHTTEHGYTEMYVPYLVNPDSLRGTGQLPKFGEDLFHTEQLEEDTDRRLSLIPTAEVPLTNMARDEIIDAKALPVKMTAHTPCFRSEAGASGRDTRGLIRQHQFDKVELVQLAKPSESMEALEQLTGHAEKILQNLNLPYRKVVLCTGDMGFGSTKTYDLEVWVPSQAKYREISSCSNMGDFQARRMKARWRNPETGKPELLHTLNGSGLAVGRTLVAILENCQQADGRIEIPEVLRPYMGGLTHIG
- a CDS encoding DUF2796 domain-containing protein; this translates as MGTNTKLGQVALLIGLVQMPIGVMASDHQDHHHHEFEEHQAHLHGQGLLTLVQDQNLVQVSLEVDTHSLWGFEHAPADESQWAKVEQVLAQLETGHGLFSLNGEAQCRPDGVSLSRPEGLDHPTEHGHMELEVSWQWRCKAPSALNQLEVGLFDQFPELHSLTVQRLTAQGSGGGQLSRQHSTLSW
- a CDS encoding ABC transporter ATP-binding protein, encoding MTQLAIEGLSYHWPGSGRELRVDELVLNAGERVLLQGPSGSGKSTLLNLISGVLSGYQGKLKLEGDELSALSAVGRDRLRAESMGIIFQQFNLLPYLNVEENVLMPLKFSKERRRRLDNPAREARRLLTAMELDEGLHRQPVTQLSVGQQQRVAVARALIGAPGLILADEPTSALDPKARDSFLSLLTQQCAQSGSALLLVSHDPALAEVVERGYQLVVNQQVTEVLPC
- a CDS encoding ABC transporter permease, giving the protein MLSLMTRSMANRRTSVGLTLAVIALSVALFIGVEMVRTQARQSFANTISGTDLVVGARSGSINLLLYSVFRLGDATNNIGYDTYQRLAGTKGVAWTIPLALGDSHKGYRVVGTNLNYFNHYQYGKGQSLALAQGTRFEGLFDVVLGAEVATKLGYQLEDKLVLSHGAGASVSFSKHDEMPFTVVGILAPTGTPVDRSLHVSLEAIEAIHLGWQGGSRRYAVSGDQVDQYDLTPKTITAFLVGLESKLRLLGVQRAINNNRSEPLSAILPGMALSQLWALLSQGERALAIVCGFVVAVGLTGMLTTLLASLGERRREMAILRAMGAGPRHIFLLLWGEAALLSLIGTLFGYLLAQLSVLVLAPWARSQYGLELSLGMPADSVLWMMGAVQLAGTLAGILPAWRAYRHTLSDGLTQRL